From a single Cytophagales bacterium WSM2-2 genomic region:
- a CDS encoding MFS transporter, whose protein sequence is MIIPELPDFLTRLGGAEYKGLIISIFTLTALISRPFSGKLADRLGRKPVIIFGGLVCLICSLIYPWLTSMYGFFILRLFHGFSTGFSPTGVSAYVSDVIPAEKRGEAMGFMGTAGALGMAAGPAIGGGVANQLGLNWMFYLSSFFALVAVMIMLSVKETLRERHPISPALLKIKKEDLFEPLVIAPCLVMVLAAYAYGAVYTLLPDFGKHLGIHNKGLVFTFLTVSSLAVRLIAGKASDIYGRVTVLKITVALIVVGMVIIGLANQAWVLILGICLYGLAQGSTSPTLLAWATDLSHNEHRGRGIASLYISMELGIGLGALISGLVYANSYSNFIYCFSLAAVLSLIAFIFLITRKKVQGPALS, encoded by the coding sequence ATGATCATTCCGGAGTTGCCCGATTTTTTAACACGATTGGGCGGTGCGGAATACAAAGGGTTGATCATTTCCATCTTTACATTGACGGCCCTGATTTCGCGTCCGTTCAGCGGTAAGCTGGCTGACCGCCTGGGACGCAAGCCCGTCATTATTTTCGGGGGGCTGGTATGCCTGATCTGCAGCCTGATTTATCCATGGCTCACATCCATGTACGGTTTTTTCATTCTGCGTTTGTTTCATGGATTTTCGACTGGTTTTTCCCCAACAGGAGTATCGGCTTATGTGTCTGATGTTATTCCCGCTGAAAAACGTGGAGAAGCCATGGGTTTCATGGGTACCGCCGGAGCATTGGGGATGGCCGCAGGCCCTGCCATTGGAGGAGGAGTAGCCAATCAGCTGGGCTTGAACTGGATGTTTTATCTATCATCTTTTTTTGCACTGGTTGCAGTGATGATCATGCTTAGTGTGAAGGAGACGTTGCGTGAGCGCCACCCGATTTCACCTGCACTACTCAAAATCAAAAAAGAGGATTTGTTCGAGCCCTTGGTAATTGCTCCGTGTCTCGTGATGGTACTGGCAGCTTATGCTTATGGTGCGGTGTACACATTGCTTCCGGATTTTGGTAAACACCTCGGTATCCACAACAAGGGATTGGTTTTTACTTTTTTGACTGTATCGTCATTGGCAGTGCGATTAATAGCAGGCAAGGCCTCTGATATTTATGGACGAGTAACGGTGCTGAAAATTACCGTTGCCTTGATTGTCGTTGGTATGGTGATCATTGGATTAGCGAATCAAGCATGGGTGTTGATTCTGGGCATTTGCCTGTATGGGCTGGCACAAGGTTCAACGTCACCTACACTTTTGGCCTGGGCTACCGACCTGAGTCATAATGAACATCGCGGTCGCGGAATTGCTTCCCTTTACATTTCTATGGAACTGGGGATAGGACTCGGAGCATTGATATCAGGCCTCGTATATGCCAATTCTTATTCGAACTTCATATACTGCTTTAGCCTTGCTGCAGTCCTGTCGTTAATTGCTTTCATCTTCCTGATAACCCGAAAGAAAGTGCAGGGTCCTGCCTTGTCGTAA
- the rpsT gene encoding 30S ribosomal protein S20: MANHKSAEKRIRANEAKRERNRYQHKTTRTQVKKLLGATKKDEAQALLNEVTAMLDKLAKKNIIHWKKAANQKSRLAKRVNSLA; the protein is encoded by the coding sequence ATGGCAAATCATAAATCGGCAGAGAAACGAATCCGTGCAAACGAAGCGAAACGCGAGCGTAACCGCTATCAGCACAAAACAACCCGTACCCAGGTGAAGAAGCTTTTAGGCGCCACCAAGAAAGATGAAGCGCAAGCTTTGTTGAATGAGGTTACTGCCATGCTTGATAAATTGGCTAAGAAGAACATCATCCACTGGAAAAAGGCAGCTAACCAAAAGAGCCGCCTGGCTAAGCGCGTTAATTCGCTGGCTTAA
- a CDS encoding peptidase, with protein MISTSLWATDPYPKNDAIDVRHYHFLLELNDTTNVIYGEALVSIFFKKSTSTFSLDLSSKDSKGRGMETLEVTLNGAKVNYTHANGKIKIALTAPARANETLVFKIIYRGEPGDGLVIGKNKFGDRGFFGDNWPDRGHQWLPVVDHPSDKASVDFSIIAPMHYSVVASGIKVEESYISEKRKLTRYHEEAPIPVKVMVVGIARFAMEVSGRVDGIPVESWVYPQNKAEGFYDYAVSSKVLDYFHTHIGPYSYAKLANVQSKTSYGGLENAGTIFYFENSVTGKGNVEGLIAHETAHQWFGDSASEKDWYHVWLSEGFATYFANLYLEHVYGHDRIVKEQKTDREQVVKYFAKNPNPVLDTTITDLMKLLTTNSYQKGGWVLHMLRHEMGDQNFWKGIRNYYATYRNGNALTSDLQRKMEEASGKDLAGFFKQWIYKGGHPKIGGTWQWDEASKNLSIQVTQDQTGDLFRFPLEIALGEDVKTVIIDKKNQGFSFSLASKPAQIVLDPGTWLLFEGGIAEK; from the coding sequence ATGATAAGCACCTCGCTGTGGGCGACCGACCCATATCCGAAAAATGATGCGATTGATGTTCGTCATTACCATTTTCTGTTGGAGTTGAATGACACTACGAATGTCATCTATGGCGAAGCCTTAGTTTCCATATTTTTTAAAAAATCGACTTCCACATTTTCGCTCGATTTGTCTTCAAAGGACAGCAAGGGGAGGGGAATGGAAACATTGGAGGTGACATTAAATGGAGCTAAAGTCAACTACACGCACGCCAATGGTAAGATCAAAATTGCACTGACTGCTCCTGCCAGGGCAAACGAGACGCTGGTTTTCAAAATCATATATCGCGGTGAACCCGGGGATGGTCTTGTAATTGGTAAAAATAAATTCGGAGACCGCGGTTTCTTCGGAGACAATTGGCCTGATCGCGGACACCAATGGCTACCCGTGGTTGACCATCCTTCAGACAAGGCCTCTGTTGATTTCAGCATCATCGCACCGATGCACTACTCGGTTGTTGCCAGTGGTATAAAGGTGGAGGAAAGCTACATCAGCGAGAAGCGTAAACTCACTCGTTATCATGAAGAAGCTCCCATCCCGGTAAAGGTGATGGTGGTTGGTATTGCCCGGTTTGCGATGGAAGTCTCGGGACGTGTGGATGGAATTCCGGTAGAAAGTTGGGTGTACCCTCAAAACAAAGCCGAGGGATTTTATGACTACGCAGTTTCCTCCAAAGTGTTGGATTATTTCCATACGCATATTGGTCCTTACTCTTACGCCAAACTGGCCAACGTGCAATCCAAGACAAGCTATGGCGGACTGGAGAATGCGGGTACGATTTTTTATTTTGAAAATTCAGTCACCGGCAAGGGCAATGTGGAGGGTTTGATCGCACATGAAACGGCTCATCAGTGGTTTGGTGACTCTGCCAGTGAGAAAGACTGGTATCACGTGTGGTTAAGTGAAGGTTTTGCCACTTACTTCGCCAATCTTTATCTCGAACACGTGTATGGGCATGACCGTATCGTGAAGGAGCAGAAAACGGATCGCGAGCAGGTCGTTAAATATTTTGCAAAGAATCCTAATCCTGTTTTGGACACAACGATCACGGATTTAATGAAGCTTCTGACCACCAACTCTTACCAAAAAGGCGGCTGGGTGTTGCACATGCTTCGTCATGAAATGGGGGACCAGAACTTCTGGAAGGGGATCCGGAATTATTACGCTACTTATAGAAACGGCAATGCTCTGACAAGCGACCTGCAACGCAAAATGGAAGAAGCCTCGGGTAAAGATCTGGCGGGCTTTTTTAAGCAATGGATATATAAGGGCGGCCATCCGAAAATCGGAGGTACCTGGCAGTGGGACGAAGCGAGCAAAAACCTTTCTATCCAGGTGACTCAGGACCAAACCGGTGATTTATTCAGATTTCCATTGGAGATCGCCCTTGGCGAGGACGTTAAAACCGTGATAATTGATAAGAAAAACCAGGGTTTTAGCTTCAGTTTGGCCTCAAAACCGGCTCAAATAGTATTAGATCCGGGCACCTGGCTGCTTTTTGAAGGCGGAATAGCTGAAAAATAG